In the genome of Neodiprion fabricii isolate iyNeoFabr1 chromosome 4, iyNeoFabr1.1, whole genome shotgun sequence, the window tttgctaCATTCAatgtgtacatgtatttaaaaattattggacGAGAATCGACAGgtattacaatatacatcgtaatattttttcacggcACTCATACGTTTAGTTTCACCATTCTATATTCACTGATATTGTcgatattataatttgtatttattgCATCACGCTCATATTCTGACTAACTCGATTGGTGTACTCGTGTATGTATGAAAAATCTCACATACACGATACAGATATATAGATGTGCTGCATCTCAAGTATATCAGACGCGTAATTTATACATGCAgtgcgataaaaatttaattatgcAATGATAATCTCAGTATAGAATATACAAATCGtactgaaatatttgaaaatgatttattacCGGATAAAGTTCGATACAAAGTGAAATTGGCGATGAGTCTTCATAAATATCTCTGAATCAACCAACTAAAAGCTTATCTGTCTGTACGTAATCTGTCGTCTTAGTCGTTGGCGGTTTCAAGTGCTGTCTGATTTACTGTTATGAGTAATTGTCAATTTGTCCATACAAGTATGTCACGTTACGTACATGCAATATAACATTACGACTTGCCCATGGGGGGAAAAAGTGATTACCACTAAAATAAATGATCAATAATGATGAAGTAACTGTACAAAGTGACGAGTCATTCGTGTGTAACTTTCCTCAATGACCATACGAATATACGTACGCGCGTGTAATAGATGCGGTTTTATTTGGATTATGAAGTCATGCGGGTGATGCGTGATGCGTTATGTCTGTTTTATGGGCGGTCGTTGATACTCAAGGAGTAAACTCGAGCCGACGTTAACGCATCCTCATTTCCCccttcctgtttttttttttttttttttctccttccacgtcttttatttctgttcaaaacgtttttcacgtttcaaaaaTACGTTGCTGAGGAGAGGGGAAAAGTTTTTGCTAAACTGTTCGTCGTTTACTTTTAGTTTACCTAACAACTCTCCAACGTTACATAACAGTCGTAATTACAAACTGTAGATTATTATTGCTCCGATTATCATAATTTGCTGATACCGTTACAGTGTAAGAAGGTTACCGTTGTGTTATAAACGCGGgttagatttttgtttttggtttacCGAACATGGCCATTACGAGTACAATGATCTTTAATTGTTATACGAAGGTCAATTTAAATAATCATAATGCGCGTTGTTGAGTTTAATTATAGGTagtcatttttcttctttcacagTAATTCGCTACGTGTAGAGCGTTATGTATTTGTACAAGTGTGCATGCCTCCATGTACCGActtgtatacattatattgaAAGACTGTCTGTgtagggaaaaaaatcgttcggCAATTAAACGCGTTTCGTGGGCGCTTAATTATTTCACTAATTGGTGAATATCTCAACGATTCCGggcgtattattatataataaaggCCGGCTTGGCTGTCTTAAATCTGATTATAAACGTAGTAGCAAATACGATTtaggtataggtatgtacTAATTAGCGGACAAGTTTATATTACGCTTCAACCGCGCTCAATTAACGCCTGGTTTTTTTCCTCACCTGCAGCAGGGACGTTAAAAACTGATTTCTTCTTTAACCCTAATATATTATTTCGAAACTGACTGTAATGTTACATGCGTCGCTTTGAAGTAACTATTTTTTCGCTTCACGTATTGTAACACAGGATGTCAAAGAAACAGTAATTTCCGAGTACAGCAAGAATAATTTACCTTACATTTATACGTTTGTTGGAATAATACGTATTGTTTTGTACAGCACGGTAATTTCAATGTGTCCACAGTTCGTTTcgcgtacatgtatatacatcgTTGAATCATCGTCGACGACGAATGTCTTTCTTTTATtctatattttaaatttaaataaacatCAATACCAAGCAATAATGGTGATTGTAGAAGAGTGCAGAAGAAATGGAGTCGCTTTCGAAATCAAAGAGGatgatttaaatttgtttttttttttttttctattttttatattcgatATTCACGTCTGCGCAATATGAATTCCTTTGAGGATCCGACAGTTCACAGATGTCCGATTGTGTGAATCATTTTGCTTTGATGAAACACCGTCCTGACTGGTTGTTTAATAGAGTGAAAAAtccataaataaataaagacgAAGTTTGCGCAAGGCCTTGCAACGTATAAGCAGTTTATCCCGCTGTTAAATATTTAGGGCGTGTAACTTACATACACAAATTTACATGTATCTCTTCGTACCCGTTTGACATTATCGTTCAAATGTTACTCGGCCAAGTTTTCACGCATTCCAAATTATAATTGTATTACCAACAAACTCAACTCTCGGCACTCAGCCTCCCTTTGATATTTCgtcttttatttctctctctctctctctcgttttctcCTTAGTTAATAACGAAGGTTTCTGTTCGATCTAGGTGTACAAGAAGAAGACTGAAGCTGCGAAAAAGGAGTACTTGAAGGCCTtggcggcgtacagggcttCTCTGGTCAGCAAGGGGGCCGGTGAAGGTGGCCCggaacaacaacagcagcaacaacaacccGCCCCTGTACAGTACGGCGGATATGGTGGATACGGGGGAAATGGGGGACCCAGCAGCGTTCCCTACCAGGGTTACAGTCCCCAGCCACCATCCCCtcagcagcagcatcagcagcaccagcaacagcaacaacagaTGGGAATAAAAAAGTCACCGCATCACTTGGCGGCGATGGGCAATccgcagcagcaacaacaacaggtacatttttaaacaataaatcTGATAAGATTTAGCAGCCAAAGTTTTGGCAGAAAAATGTACAGAAATTGACGGAAATGGGATCGATTCGGCAACGCGGTTTAACGCCTAAGATGAgctttgagaaaattttcatcactttgcgAACTAAAACAGCAAGTTTGACTGCCAATTTCTGCAGGCATCTAACTTTGACTACATTTTTCACCCGCAATTTGACCATTTTCACCTCGtactaattatttttaactttattCTGCCTctcgagaaatgaaatatttgtttgtgtatgtatgtatgtttagAAATTTACAAATGCAGGGTATCAGTTCGTGACGGTCTCGATTTTCCTTGTATTGTGGATTTGTCGCGGTGCTATTATTCCTACGTGGTTTTATCTAGATGGcgataaattacaaaataccGTTCTCGTATAATTGAAACACATACTATACAGTATCTTTAATTTTAGGAGGTAGTTCAGTTGATGCGAAAACGCTTGTACAATGTCCCCAGGTACTCACATTAAAGCGGGTATTTCTTATTATACAGCTTTAGCTTTGTCAACAGTCAGTTTTCCGTTCTCATCTCTAACAAACGAAAGAAGGGGAACCGGTTATATGCGATTCTATATTTAAACGTGAATTGGTGTCGAGTCTTTGTACCCTCAGGTACATAGATACTCTACCCATATCTACTgtctgcctgcctgcctgcctcgTTTCGAGGAAGCAAACCTGCAATTGTAGATACCTATATGTTTTCTCGCTTTGGCTTTTGATGCACCGGTTTTCGGTTTGGTTTTTTCACGTTGCATCAACGAAATGGAAATATATTGCGGTGATGAAATCTGGCGTGAAAACTTTTTACCGCCTACGTGTGAAAATTGATTCCCTGTACGTACTTTGCGAGGAGTTCAAAAATACAGTTAGGGAATTgagtagaaatgaaaaaaaaaaatattacgaaagAACGGAAcgatggaataattttttagcaaAGTTTGCAAGACGTCGAACGttgtataaaatatgattAATTGTATCTTTGTTACTCTGTATACGCATTGTGAGCTCTTCCATGTTTATTTCAAGGCACTTATGGGTAGCCCAATGAGCCACatgcaacaacaacaacaacagcagcagcagcaacaacaacagcagcaacacatgcaacagcagcagcaagtGCCGCAACAGCAATACATGCAGCAGGTCAGTAAACTTTGCGTGAAGACGGAAAGACGGGGACACGTGTCTCCGCATATAACACATCCATTATTCCACGTAGATAGAAGACCGTATTATTACAACGGCACGCATTAACACTCGTAGGGAAAGGGAGGTGgcaaagggggggggggggggagggggtgggataataaaatgaaaagaagaggGGGCAAGTACGGGAGGGAGTTGAGGGGTAAGAAGGATGAACGAGGTTTAAGCAGCGGTTGTATTAATGGCGATTGGCAAGATTGCTTCAAATTACCGAGCAATTTCAGTACCGTAACATTAGTCAAAATAGCCACTAATTATCTTTCACGTTGAAACATCCACTTTGATCTAGTATTCTGGTTTATTACGGTACAACAAGAGGAAcatgatataattataatgataatgataatagtaatagtgaTAGTGATAATAAAAGTAATACCAACTCCTATTGCCGGTCAATCTTTCCTCATCGCTGTAATAATAAACTGTTCACTGGAGGAATTTCTTGTTACTGTAATTGGACGTTCTTTAATgtcatacatacctatgttTTAATAATTCCAGACAATACGTGTATgctacatatttatatatatagtgtatatattacatgactttagatatatgtatatatatcttcGTTATCTTAGGAGACATTTTGTAagaattcaatttatatttgacGTTCTGTCGCGTTGGTAATAATATagtagaaagaaagaaaattcgcCACATTATACGATTTGAAAttacaaatgaaagaaaaagtgcaAACTTATAAGTAATGAATGATCGTATTACGTGATTACGTGAAACTGTGTTGAAtgtttaatttatattaaaagaAATCTTTGATTGGATACTGGTGAAATTttgtcttttatttatttcggcataccaaaaaaaaaaaaaaaagaaaaaacaaaaacaagaaaagaaaacgaaaaacgacAACGAAAACATTTCCCGAACGGTTTATTCCTGCtctgggattttttttcaggtatTAAAATTGTTTCCTGGGGAAAACTTGTAGAGAGGGCATCCTCCTGAAAATGATCTTTTGTTCGGTTTTCGAAGAAAAACGAGACAACGTGACGCGACGGCCCGTTTtccgtaaaagaaaaaaagagagagagagaaagagatcaaaaaaaaaaaagaaaaaatgggcATTGAAATTGCGTAGGTACCTCAACAGCAAGTCCAGCAGGTTCAGGtccagcaacaacagcagcaacagatGATCCACATGAGCCCCCCCAGAGGCGACTCGCTATCGAGCCCTCCTCCGGTAACCGGAACTCAGGTGAATATGGGAGGGCAAAGGGCCCCAGCAAATGCTTGCATCCGTCACGGATGCCCAAATCCAGCGGTAGCTAACAGTGAGTGGGAGGATGAGTACTGCAGCAATGAGTGTGTGGTCAGCCACTGCAGGTTTGTGTGAGCATTCCATTTGATCCATCCATACTTTTTTACTAACTCTATTAATTAAGGTATTTTAAATACTGATGCACGTTCATTCGATGATttgcttattattattgttgttgttattaattttcgtCTGCTTGAAAGAATAATGATGATAGTGATAATTGTCACGGTCAAAACATGAATCGAATGAACTCGATCAGCCGTTTGAAAGTAATAACCAGTAGAGCGAAGTAGACAAGTTTTGCCGATAGTctgaaatacaaattttcgttgtatgtatgatgtatgtatgtaattgggtatttttttttttccactaattTATTTTCCCCATTGTCTGACAATAGTAATTTCTGTTTCAGGGATGTGTTCACTTCATGGGTATCCTCGAATCAAAATCCGCAGCAAAATTTCTCGACCGTAAAATAAGCATCCCCCTTCCcccgtatattatatatgtctAATGATATGAAATAAATCACGACTTTCGGCTACTCGAAGGCCTCGCATGCTCGGGGCTCGTTGTTGACCCTTTAagataaaattatactttaCACAAttaattacatgtatatagatTAGCGTAGCGAGAATTCCGGATCGTAATAATAAGACCCGGAACCGGACGCGGATGCAGACACAGACATGGATACTAGCCCAAGGGATACTAATTAAACGGCGAGACGGCATCCTGATAGCGAAAGCTGCGaagtaatatacatatgtaaaccatttttttttttttttttttttctgttttgttcTCATGACAAGGTCAAGTAATGAAGTGTAATTTGTTATCTAAACAGAAAAAACTAACGCTGTTCTgttctttcttattttgttcTTGTCTTTCTTATTTCCTTTTAACATAATCTATTCTGCATGGAACGGGATTTCAAGGAATATATTGTTTTTGATCGTTAAGGAGTCTCAGAGACACTATAGGCTTTGACTTATTGCACTTTCGACGAACAGTGATCGATTCGATTGTGCCGGCCTGAGGTCAGTTTCGAATtactttgttcaatttcttttatttgaacaagttcatatttaaaaaaagagttGACAACACAAAACAGCGATGTTATTtcacaattaatttcttctCAATCTTACCGTTTGTAGAGGTTGAAAATAAGCTAAGTTCATGTACGTGTCTGAGTGCGCAATAATTCAAATCAGGATACAGATAACCCGTGGACGTGGCTGTcgtcgtcattattattattatttttatttttatttttattctgttttcaACATTATCAATAAGAATAAATCAACTGTATTATAAGCAAAGATACAGAGTAGTGTATCATTCAGCTCGacaagaaaatgagaaagatAGATAAGGCGATAACGGAATAAATTACTCTCAGTATCACGTGAAATTGTTTTGATGATTTTTGTTGAATCGTGTttaaagaaattgataaaactATCAAACTACAATTAATAAGAAGCAAAATCGATCTCGGTGATCTGTGTTTTAATTTAGCTATCTGAACTCCACAATCGCtaatatttctctctctctctctccacaTTTC includes:
- the LOC124181294 gene encoding TOX high mobility group box family member 3-like isoform X4, whose protein sequence is MHGYQPQMMQGGGMQQSPDGMNLDPGGYQQPLYLQQEHAMQPINVSSAYNSPQGSYSTMTSPGQQHGSQQLLLLQQHSHQQQQQQQQQQQHQQVQMQQHMQYMHPQQQQQLQQQQQQQQQQQQQQQQQQPMQYRSPTGGSPPAMQPNGIPENVNTTTSEDSDDSTPHSAMMVAIKQSSPERTDAVTKAQKKPKGQKKKKKKKSDPNEPQKPVSAYALFFRDTQAAIKGQNPSASFGDVSKIVASMWDALDTEHKDVYKKKTEAAKKEYLKALAAYRASLVSKGAGEGGPEQQQQQQQPAPVQYGGYGGYGGNGGPSSVPYQGYSPQPPSPQQQHQQHQQQQQQMGIKKSPHHLAAMGNPQQQQQQALMGSPMSHMQQQQQQQQQQQQQQQHMQQQQQVPQQQYMQQVPQQQVQQVQVQQQQQQQMIHMSPPRGDSLSSPPPVTGTQVNMGGQRAPANACIRHGCPNPAVANSEWEDEYCSNECVVSHCRFVDVFTSWVSSNQNPQQNFSTVK